In Ammoniphilus sp. CFH 90114, a genomic segment contains:
- a CDS encoding PIG-L deacetylase family protein, with amino-acid sequence MSSNAKKTITVVSAHSADFIWRCGGAIALYHDLGYQVRVLCLSYGERGESARLWKQGKTLDEIKTVRRSEAEEAAEILGAQVRFFDAGDYPFHPTKELQDAVVNEFREHQPELILTHSIEDPYNFDHQRTTQFALECRVLAQAEGYESEHGILGAPSVFLFEPHQPEQCNFKVDVLLDITSVFDRKRKAMECMNAQEHLWEYYSELAKRRGVQAGRNSGSAISLTGNKIKYAEAYQRVFPHVGGLFV; translated from the coding sequence ATGTCGAGTAATGCTAAAAAAACAATTACCGTAGTAAGTGCGCATTCCGCAGATTTTATCTGGCGATGCGGTGGAGCAATTGCACTTTATCATGATCTGGGATACCAAGTGCGTGTTTTGTGCCTATCCTATGGTGAGCGAGGGGAGTCTGCCCGCTTGTGGAAGCAGGGCAAGACATTAGATGAGATCAAGACCGTCCGGCGTTCGGAAGCGGAAGAAGCAGCCGAGATCCTCGGTGCACAGGTTCGATTCTTCGATGCGGGGGACTATCCCTTCCACCCGACGAAAGAATTGCAGGATGCCGTTGTCAACGAATTCAGAGAGCATCAGCCGGAATTGATCCTGACTCACTCAATTGAAGATCCGTACAATTTTGATCATCAGCGTACCACGCAATTTGCTCTGGAATGCCGCGTCTTGGCCCAAGCCGAAGGGTATGAGTCGGAGCATGGGATCCTAGGTGCCCCGTCCGTATTCCTGTTTGAACCACATCAACCAGAACAATGCAACTTCAAAGTCGATGTACTATTGGACATTACTTCCGTATTTGACCGAAAGAGAAAGGCTATGGAGTGTATGAATGCACAAGAGCACTTATGGGAGTATTATTCGGAATTGGCGAAACGCCGAGGTGTGCAGGCTGGCCGAAACTCTGGGAGTGCGATTAGCCTCACAGGCAACAAGATCAAGTATGCAGAGGCGTATCAGCGCGTGTTCCCGCATGTTGGGGGATTGTTTGTATGA
- a CDS encoding aromatic ring-hydroxylating dioxygenase subunit alpha, with translation MAGRHNVRNGIDKELLAEIKQKLEQGLFPQWMVTDPDIYDLEVDKIFGRTWQYLGHESELKEAGDYVTRWLMDDPVLLVKNKKGEINVFLNSCSHRGTHLCTADVGNRKTFTCPFHGWSFNTDGELIGVVAGDKVFGERLNKQDWNLHKIPRVDTYRGMIFGNLDPNAMPLEDYLGDLKWYIDLFLARSDGGMEVIGAPQRWVVNTNWKMSTENFGGDPYHVATTHKSTVELGISPKDPFYASYGHQVKLNHGHCVNVSTTGPGFSVPSYQGLPEEMWPMFERNLSKEQLEVYKQTVVIVGTCFPNLSFHCPVHGNEGHLHNYLTLRIWRPIGPDKIEIWAWFLIDKAAPEEYKMQSYKGYVASFGPSGTLEADDTEIWTRVAKASKGKMARNREMKYNNVLNYMMGMDKIEPDESWPGPGIAYPTCFVDYALRGMHEYWLELLTKEYEDEQ, from the coding sequence ATGGCGGGAAGGCACAATGTAAGAAATGGTATTGATAAGGAATTGCTTGCGGAGATTAAACAAAAGTTGGAGCAGGGCTTGTTTCCACAATGGATGGTCACGGATCCGGATATTTATGATTTAGAAGTAGATAAGATCTTTGGCCGCACCTGGCAGTACTTAGGACATGAATCTGAGCTTAAGGAAGCTGGTGATTACGTAACTAGATGGCTGATGGACGATCCTGTTCTGCTCGTAAAAAACAAAAAAGGAGAAATTAATGTTTTCCTTAACTCCTGTTCTCACCGAGGAACTCATTTGTGTACAGCAGATGTAGGAAATCGAAAAACATTTACTTGTCCTTTTCACGGGTGGAGCTTCAATACAGATGGGGAGCTGATAGGAGTTGTTGCAGGGGACAAGGTCTTTGGAGAGAGATTGAATAAGCAAGACTGGAACCTACATAAAATCCCACGAGTAGATACATACAGGGGAATGATATTCGGAAATTTAGATCCCAATGCTATGCCGTTGGAAGACTACCTTGGAGATCTAAAGTGGTATATTGACCTGTTTCTAGCCCGCAGTGATGGAGGGATGGAAGTAATAGGAGCGCCGCAGCGCTGGGTGGTCAATACGAACTGGAAGATGTCAACCGAGAATTTTGGTGGAGATCCTTATCATGTAGCCACCACGCACAAATCCACAGTAGAACTTGGCATCAGCCCGAAGGACCCATTTTATGCCAGCTATGGTCATCAGGTGAAACTGAATCATGGGCATTGCGTCAATGTCAGTACAACGGGTCCAGGTTTTAGCGTACCTTCCTATCAAGGATTGCCGGAAGAAATGTGGCCCATGTTTGAACGGAATTTAAGCAAAGAACAGCTGGAGGTTTATAAGCAGACGGTTGTAATCGTAGGTACATGCTTTCCTAATTTATCATTCCATTGTCCGGTTCATGGGAATGAAGGGCATTTGCATAACTATCTAACGTTGCGCATATGGCGTCCGATTGGACCAGATAAGATTGAAATATGGGCTTGGTTCCTGATTGATAAGGCGGCACCTGAAGAGTATAAAATGCAATCCTATAAAGGGTATGTGGCTTCCTTTGGGCCATCCGGTACATTAGAGGCCGATGATACTGAAATTTGGACTCGTGTGGCGAAAGCTAGTAAAGGAAAAATGGCTCGCAATCGGGAGATGAAATACAATAATGTCCTCAATTATATGATGGGGATGGATAAGATCGAACCGGATGAATCCTGGCCGGGACCTGGCATAGCCTATCCTACTTGTTTTGTGGATTATGCACTAAGAGGGATGCATGAGTATTGGCTCGAATTGTTGACCAAAGAATATGAGGATGAACAGTAA
- a CDS encoding 3-phenylpropionate/cinnamic acid dioxygenase subunit beta, translating to MNSEIYYEITRFLTREARLLDDRKFEEWLALFADDIVYRMPVRVTRESKDRTGKDNAMTYFEESKISLTTRVKRLRTSSAWAEDPPLHTRHFVSNIDVEDCEHPDEYKVVSYFLTKRSRGVDHEAEQIFGERHDVLRRVNGEWKIHSRTIYPDQSVLTVMNLSMFL from the coding sequence ATGAACAGTGAAATATATTACGAGATTACAAGGTTTCTTACTCGTGAAGCGCGATTGCTAGATGATAGAAAATTTGAGGAGTGGCTGGCGTTGTTTGCTGATGATATCGTTTATCGTATGCCTGTACGGGTAACAAGAGAATCAAAGGATCGCACGGGCAAGGATAATGCCATGACGTACTTTGAAGAGAGCAAGATATCCTTGACTACACGGGTGAAAAGATTGCGGACCAGTTCGGCTTGGGCCGAGGACCCGCCGTTGCACACACGCCATTTTGTATCCAATATTGATGTGGAGGATTGTGAGCATCCTGATGAGTACAAAGTTGTAAGCTATTTCCTGACGAAACGGAGCAGAGGGGTAGACCATGAAGCAGAACAGATTTTTGGTGAACGTCACGATGTGCTCAGAAGGGTGAATGGAGAGTGGAAGATCCATTCTAGAACCATTTATCCTGATCAATCCGTATTGACGGTCATGAACCTTAGCATGTTTTTGTAA
- a CDS encoding alpha/beta fold hydrolase translates to MEIYRRQIKLSHGTTYYLEAGQGEPLILLHGVGFFTGGDYWLENIKELSQHYQVYAPDFVGWGEGDRLDVEYSFSYLADFVREFQDGLGISSAHIVGHSMGGWVASVLGYESPDRVRTLTLVGAGGISTRVIPMMSSFTPPSYEEVLKHVKETTRIENAEEAAKRWHQRAQIPGAAEAYLKIMTHMKNPIHRARYNTRRRLPHIKVPTLILWGSEDKINELSMGEEMQAMIPNSELAVLPYGHYLPSEAPKEFNSLVISFMNKHNYR, encoded by the coding sequence GTGGAGATTTATCGGCGTCAGATTAAGCTAAGTCACGGCACAACCTATTACTTAGAAGCAGGCCAGGGAGAGCCTCTTATTCTTCTCCACGGAGTGGGATTCTTCACGGGTGGCGATTACTGGTTAGAGAATATCAAAGAACTTAGTCAGCACTATCAGGTTTATGCTCCTGATTTTGTGGGATGGGGTGAGGGTGATCGATTGGATGTCGAGTACTCCTTCTCCTACCTGGCGGACTTTGTTCGAGAGTTTCAGGATGGTTTAGGGATTTCATCGGCTCATATCGTAGGTCACTCCATGGGGGGATGGGTAGCGTCGGTCCTTGGCTATGAAAGTCCTGATCGCGTGCGGACGTTGACCTTGGTTGGCGCCGGCGGAATATCGACTCGCGTCATTCCCATGATGTCATCGTTTACGCCCCCATCCTATGAGGAAGTTTTAAAGCATGTCAAAGAGACAACAAGGATCGAAAACGCGGAAGAAGCAGCCAAGCGATGGCATCAACGGGCTCAGATCCCTGGGGCAGCCGAAGCGTACCTCAAAATCATGACCCATATGAAGAACCCGATACACAGGGCAAGATACAACACGAGGAGAAGATTACCCCATATTAAGGTACCGACCTTAATTCTCTGGGGATCGGAAGATAAGATCAATGAATTAAGCATGGGAGAAGAGATGCAGGCGATGATTCCAAATTCGGAGTTGGCTGTCTTGCCTTATGGTCATTATCTGCCTAGCGAAGCGCCCAAGGAATTCAATTCCTTAGTCATCTCATTCATGAATAAACATAATTACAGATAA
- a CDS encoding TRAP transporter substrate-binding protein has translation MKKLKSQFLLLFTSLALVLSGCGQSSTSNSSATTPGETETRTFKVAHSGGDSHVHGKAMVVFKEEVEKRSNGRIKIETYPESSLGTDGEVMRQLKSGSLDMGIIISGELANHSPSFNAWFMPFLFENASQAYEMGNTDEAKALFDTLGDAGVRSMGYLVIEMRDILSKDAVITDINQLNGVNVRVTPSPAIVDFWKSFGANPTPVDFSEVFSAFQTGVVNALDSGPTSVVNSKFHEVGKYYTETQHYAFTSAGLVSEQVWSQLSAEDQQIIQESFEAARKNNIDTYNEIAEQSVKTMQDQGVTIGKLERNAEFDATLNQFLDKYAQSDEKIKVFVEKAKEISGK, from the coding sequence ATGAAAAAGTTGAAGTCGCAATTCTTGCTCCTATTCACAAGTCTGGCTCTAGTACTATCCGGTTGTGGACAATCATCCACTTCGAATTCGAGCGCTACAACACCAGGGGAAACAGAAACACGAACATTCAAAGTTGCACATAGTGGCGGAGACTCACATGTTCACGGGAAAGCCATGGTCGTTTTTAAAGAGGAAGTCGAGAAACGTTCGAATGGCCGAATCAAGATTGAAACTTATCCGGAGTCTTCGTTAGGTACGGATGGGGAGGTCATGCGACAGCTGAAGTCCGGCTCTTTAGACATGGGGATTATCATTTCAGGAGAATTGGCTAATCACTCTCCTAGCTTTAATGCTTGGTTTATGCCTTTCTTGTTCGAGAATGCTTCACAAGCCTACGAAATGGGGAATACAGACGAAGCTAAGGCATTGTTCGATACCCTAGGGGATGCAGGGGTAAGGTCCATGGGATATTTAGTCATTGAAATGCGAGATATCTTATCCAAGGACGCTGTCATTACGGATATCAACCAGTTGAATGGTGTCAATGTACGTGTTACGCCAAGCCCTGCCATCGTTGATTTCTGGAAATCGTTTGGAGCCAATCCTACTCCCGTTGATTTTTCAGAAGTGTTCAGCGCTTTCCAAACTGGGGTAGTGAACGCATTGGATTCCGGACCTACAAGTGTTGTAAACAGTAAGTTCCACGAAGTCGGGAAGTATTACACAGAGACGCAACATTACGCATTTACTTCAGCCGGCTTAGTTAGTGAACAGGTTTGGAGTCAGCTATCTGCTGAAGACCAACAAATCATCCAGGAATCTTTTGAAGCGGCGAGAAAAAACAATATTGACACGTACAATGAAATCGCAGAGCAGAGTGTTAAGACAATGCAGGATCAAGGCGTAACGATCGGTAAATTGGAAAGAAACGCAGAATTTGATGCGACGCTGAATCAATTCTTGGATAAATATGCTCAAAGCGATGAAAAGATCAAAGTTTTTGTTGAGAAAGCGAAAGAAATATCTGGGAAATAG
- a CDS encoding GntR family transcriptional regulator, whose protein sequence is MLNQTLLINEEECYRRLKEDICRGVLMPNQHLVELDLSKSYGAGRATIRTALARLEQEGLVERERYRGARVRLVTEEEAIEILEVRAALESLAARRAAERATDEDFMVLQDIIERMKQCFDSNKMLEYSDCNTELHRTLIDIAGNSVAEKVLDTLNSQNVRFQFRGMVQRGRTDQSFEDHKEIVEAVIRRDPDAAELAMQKHLGRILKGLRDLK, encoded by the coding sequence ATGCTAAATCAAACGCTTTTGATAAATGAAGAAGAATGCTACCGCCGATTAAAAGAGGATATCTGTCGTGGAGTTCTTATGCCGAACCAACACCTTGTTGAATTAGATTTATCAAAATCCTACGGAGCAGGTCGAGCAACAATACGAACGGCATTGGCGAGGCTAGAACAAGAGGGGTTAGTGGAGCGCGAGCGTTATCGTGGAGCACGAGTTCGTCTCGTAACAGAAGAGGAAGCCATTGAGATCCTTGAAGTTCGCGCGGCTTTAGAAAGTCTGGCTGCTCGCCGAGCAGCAGAGAGGGCAACTGATGAAGATTTCATGGTTCTTCAGGATATCATAGAAAGGATGAAGCAATGCTTTGACTCCAACAAAATGCTTGAGTATTCCGATTGCAACACCGAGCTCCATCGTACGTTGATAGATATAGCAGGAAATTCAGTCGCAGAAAAGGTATTAGATACCCTTAACTCACAAAATGTTAGATTTCAGTTCAGAGGTATGGTTCAGAGGGGGCGAACTGACCAGTCCTTCGAAGATCATAAGGAAATTGTGGAAGCGGTTATTCGACGGGACCCGGATGCGGCCGAACTTGCTATGCAAAAGCATCTTGGGCGAATTTTAAAAGGACTGCGAGATTTAAAATAA
- a CDS encoding 4-carboxy-4-hydroxy-2-oxoadipate aldolase/oxaloacetate decarboxylase, with protein MRNVIVKNIERAGHTSVELLKPYGSATIHEAMGRTGLMSPYLRPIYDSAKVCGTAVTVSCHPGDNLMIHAAIEMCKPGDVLVVTVTSDSTDGMFGELLAVSARSRGVQGLIIDAGIRDTTELTEMDFPVWAKAVSSKGTVKATPGSVNIPVVCAGVIVNPGDVIIGDRDGIVVVPKGEAETVAQASKARIEREDHVKDRLAKGELGLDIYSLREKLRALGVIYVD; from the coding sequence ATGAGAAATGTCATTGTAAAAAATATCGAACGGGCGGGCCACACTTCAGTTGAGCTGCTGAAGCCTTATGGTTCAGCTACCATTCATGAGGCTATGGGACGTACGGGTTTGATGAGCCCGTACCTTCGCCCCATCTATGATTCGGCGAAAGTTTGCGGTACGGCCGTGACGGTTTCTTGTCATCCGGGGGATAATCTGATGATCCATGCGGCGATTGAGATGTGCAAGCCAGGAGATGTTCTTGTGGTGACGGTGACTTCAGATTCTACAGATGGGATGTTCGGTGAGCTACTTGCCGTATCTGCCCGATCCCGCGGTGTACAAGGCTTAATTATTGATGCGGGTATCCGCGATACGACAGAGTTGACGGAAATGGATTTTCCAGTCTGGGCGAAAGCGGTCTCCTCGAAGGGAACCGTCAAGGCCACACCTGGTTCCGTGAATATCCCTGTCGTTTGTGCAGGTGTCATCGTGAATCCTGGAGATGTCATTATCGGAGATCGGGATGGGATTGTCGTGGTGCCGAAAGGGGAAGCGGAAACCGTTGCCCAGGCCTCGAAGGCCCGAATTGAACGAGAAGATCACGTGAAAGACCGTCTGGCAAAGGGTGAACTGGGCTTAGATATCTATAGTTTGCGAGAGAAGCTGCGGGCCCTTGGAGTAATTTATGTTGACTAA
- a CDS encoding TRAP transporter small permease yields the protein MHFFEAAISKISHCFERVIILFIQFSVGALILDLNIAVLFRYVLKSPIVGTQEIALVLLAWITFLGASLSVKNHSMVAVTFFFDKFGKFKRYVQILIQLLIFAFSASFFFYSYLWITSPSVLQIKLPALQIQAWITYSIVPLSMLITMIFNVDNILKLITTRRHNTEEQDLNRITKNQEAEML from the coding sequence GTGCATTTCTTTGAGGCCGCGATTTCAAAAATCAGTCATTGTTTTGAACGCGTTATCATTCTATTTATACAGTTCAGTGTCGGGGCTCTAATCCTCGACCTGAACATTGCTGTATTATTCAGATATGTGTTAAAAAGCCCAATTGTAGGAACGCAGGAAATTGCTCTGGTGCTGTTGGCGTGGATTACGTTTTTGGGAGCAAGTCTGAGTGTGAAGAATCATTCTATGGTCGCTGTAACCTTTTTCTTTGACAAATTTGGAAAGTTTAAGAGATATGTTCAAATTTTGATACAGCTTCTCATCTTTGCTTTTTCTGCCAGCTTTTTCTTTTACAGTTATCTCTGGATCACCTCTCCAAGTGTGCTGCAAATAAAATTGCCGGCACTGCAAATACAGGCTTGGATTACGTACTCCATTGTTCCATTATCTATGTTGATTACTATGATATTTAATGTCGATAACATTCTGAAACTGATAACGACCCGAAGACACAACACCGAAGAACAAGATTTAAATAGAATAACTAAAAATCAAGAAGCGGAGATGTTATAG
- a CDS encoding SDR family NAD(P)-dependent oxidoreductase gives MLTNLKLHGSVSWVTGATGGLGQAISRKLAELGSHVVLSDLNSDQLQQLSQRLSADYDVEVMNLPLDVSDTEAVRAGGQKIRDRFGRVDILVNNAGISPKGPKGPIPFREIQIEDWNRVLAVNLNGPFNCSQVALEMMTENQKGQIVNICSQASRTYSPVTSAHYAASKSGLLGLSRKLAGEYGPLGIRVNVVVPGRIDTPMTQSVDEELSRQAALRTPLGRIGQPEEVANAVAFLVSDEASYITGTILDVTGGSLII, from the coding sequence ATGTTGACTAACCTGAAACTTCATGGTTCGGTCAGTTGGGTAACCGGAGCGACTGGGGGTCTGGGGCAAGCGATCAGCCGCAAGCTCGCCGAGTTAGGCAGCCATGTCGTTCTTAGTGACTTAAACAGTGACCAATTGCAGCAGTTATCTCAACGCCTTTCTGCTGATTACGATGTGGAAGTAATGAATCTTCCATTGGATGTGTCTGACACGGAGGCGGTCCGGGCAGGAGGGCAAAAGATCAGAGATCGATTCGGGAGGGTGGATATCCTTGTTAACAATGCAGGAATCTCCCCCAAAGGCCCCAAAGGACCGATTCCCTTCAGAGAGATCCAAATTGAAGATTGGAACCGAGTCCTAGCGGTGAATTTGAACGGTCCCTTTAACTGCAGTCAAGTTGCTCTTGAAATGATGACCGAGAACCAGAAGGGACAAATCGTAAATATCTGTTCTCAAGCCTCAAGAACTTACAGCCCCGTGACTTCTGCACATTATGCAGCAAGCAAGTCCGGACTGCTGGGGTTAAGTCGAAAACTGGCTGGTGAATACGGCCCTCTAGGGATTCGTGTCAATGTCGTAGTTCCTGGGCGGATTGACACTCCTATGACGCAAAGCGTGGATGAGGAATTGAGCAGGCAAGCAGCACTCAGAACACCTTTAGGACGAATTGGACAACCGGAAGAAGTTGCAAATGCCGTTGCCTTCCTTGTTTCAGATGAAGCTAGCTACATAACGGGGACCATTCTTGATGTTACGGGCGGCAGCTTAATCATTTAG
- a CDS encoding TRAP transporter large permease, which yields MVAVVASFFGLIVLGAPIAYVLGISSVVYIISSNIGLFESAPMRIFQGVQNFGLMAIPLFVFVGELMNSGGISKRLVGFTNVILGHFRGGLSYVNVATNMFLASILGSANAQTAMMSRVMVPEMEKQGYSREFSSALTVSSSLLGPIIPPSLVFIIYGVISETSITSMFLAGIIPGLLLTISFMVLIYFIAIRENFPKSERAPMKEVFKAFLEVLPALLIPLIILVGILSGVFTATESAAVASFVAFIVGLFFYRELKLKDLPKIFIDTAMNSAIVMFIVAMASLLSWILAFERVPNAIGDLLISISESPIVFLLVLNILLLIVGMFMDGIAAMIILVPILLPVSLNFGIDPIHLGIIICINLTIGLITPPVGTALFIASSIGKVRIEALSKSLLPFIVVAYVVLLIITYIPSITLSIPKLFS from the coding sequence ATGGTAGCGGTGGTTGCTTCATTTTTTGGATTAATCGTCTTAGGCGCACCTATTGCGTATGTTCTCGGGATCAGTTCCGTCGTCTATATCATTTCTAGTAATATTGGACTATTTGAATCAGCACCGATGCGGATATTTCAAGGGGTGCAAAATTTTGGACTGATGGCCATTCCCTTATTTGTCTTTGTGGGAGAGCTCATGAATTCAGGCGGGATTTCTAAACGGCTCGTAGGTTTCACCAACGTGATTTTAGGTCATTTCAGAGGCGGTCTCAGCTATGTCAATGTTGCGACAAACATGTTTTTAGCCTCTATCTTAGGGTCGGCTAACGCCCAGACAGCCATGATGAGCAGAGTGATGGTACCCGAAATGGAGAAACAGGGATATAGCAGGGAATTCAGTTCTGCTCTAACCGTATCTTCGTCCTTGCTTGGACCCATTATTCCGCCAAGTCTCGTATTCATTATTTATGGTGTTATCTCTGAAACTTCGATAACCAGTATGTTCTTGGCTGGAATCATCCCTGGTCTATTGTTAACGATCAGTTTCATGGTTCTGATTTACTTTATAGCAATTAGAGAAAACTTTCCGAAATCAGAACGAGCACCTATGAAAGAGGTTTTTAAAGCGTTTTTAGAAGTTCTTCCTGCTTTACTTATTCCGTTAATCATTCTTGTCGGTATTCTTTCGGGGGTATTTACAGCAACTGAGTCGGCTGCGGTGGCTTCTTTTGTAGCTTTTATTGTGGGACTGTTCTTTTATCGAGAATTAAAACTGAAAGATTTGCCTAAGATCTTTATTGATACTGCCATGAATTCTGCAATCGTCATGTTTATTGTAGCGATGGCAAGCCTATTAAGCTGGATTTTGGCCTTTGAACGTGTGCCGAATGCTATAGGTGATCTTCTCATATCAATCTCAGAAAGTCCCATTGTATTTCTACTGGTACTCAATATTCTCTTATTAATAGTAGGAATGTTTATGGATGGGATAGCCGCGATGATCATTTTGGTTCCTATTTTATTGCCGGTCTCCTTAAACTTCGGTATCGATCCCATACACTTAGGGATTATTATCTGCATTAATCTGACCATCGGCTTGATCACGCCGCCAGTCGGAACCGCGCTGTTCATCGCTTCTTCCATTGGCAAGGTGAGAATAGAGGCGTTGTCAAAATCATTGCTGCCTTTTATAGTTGTAGCCTATGTTGTGCTGTTAATTATCACCTATATCCCAAGCATCACATTGTCTATTCCCAAGTTGTTTAGTTAG
- the fdhA gene encoding formaldehyde dehydrogenase, glutathione-independent, translating to MAENRAVVYVEPGKVKIQDIAYPDLVLRDGPGVNPLNVGRKCDHGVILKVVTTNICGSDQHMVRGRTTAPSGLVLGHEITGEVIEVGRDVEFIKKGDLVSVPFNIACGRCRSCKERHTHICENVNPDRPGSAYGYVDMGGWVGGQSEYVMVPYADFQLLKFPDKDQAMEKILDLTMLSDIFPTGYHGAVSAGVRPGSTVYVAGAGPVGLAAAHSAQLLGAATVIVGDLNSARLAQARSFGCETVNLREYPNLGEQIAEILGVPEVDCAIDCVGFEAHGHGAKAGEAPATVLNSIMEVTRAGGRLGIPGLYVTGDPGAVDEDAKIGTLKVRLGLGWAKAHTFVTGQTPVMQYHRDLMMAILSGRAQIAKAVNATLISLDQAPAAYAEFDQGASKKFVIDPHNLVRKS from the coding sequence ATGGCAGAAAATCGCGCGGTTGTCTATGTAGAGCCAGGGAAAGTAAAGATTCAGGATATTGCCTATCCGGATTTGGTATTGCGAGATGGTCCAGGGGTCAATCCGCTAAACGTCGGACGAAAATGTGATCATGGCGTCATCCTAAAAGTGGTGACGACGAACATTTGCGGAAGCGATCAGCATATGGTTCGAGGTCGCACGACGGCTCCAAGTGGATTGGTGCTGGGTCACGAAATCACCGGGGAGGTGATTGAAGTTGGAAGGGATGTTGAATTTATTAAGAAAGGCGACCTGGTTTCCGTCCCGTTCAACATTGCATGCGGTCGCTGCCGGAGCTGCAAGGAACGACACACTCATATTTGCGAGAACGTGAATCCAGATCGACCAGGCTCCGCTTACGGGTATGTGGATATGGGCGGTTGGGTAGGAGGTCAATCCGAGTATGTGATGGTACCCTATGCCGACTTCCAGCTTCTAAAGTTTCCGGATAAAGATCAAGCGATGGAAAAAATCCTTGACTTAACCATGCTTTCCGATATTTTCCCAACAGGCTACCATGGAGCAGTGAGTGCCGGGGTAAGACCTGGCTCTACCGTGTACGTGGCTGGTGCTGGTCCGGTTGGCTTGGCTGCTGCCCATTCTGCTCAACTATTGGGAGCTGCAACGGTTATTGTAGGCGACTTGAATAGTGCACGGCTTGCCCAAGCAAGAAGCTTCGGTTGTGAAACGGTAAACTTAAGAGAGTACCCGAACCTAGGGGAGCAAATTGCAGAAATCCTGGGCGTTCCTGAAGTGGATTGCGCGATTGATTGCGTTGGTTTTGAGGCACACGGTCATGGGGCAAAAGCTGGCGAGGCACCGGCGACCGTATTGAATTCGATTATGGAAGTCACCCGAGCAGGTGGACGATTAGGGATTCCGGGACTTTATGTGACAGGCGATCCGGGTGCCGTAGACGAAGATGCTAAGATCGGTACCTTAAAGGTTCGGTTAGGACTAGGCTGGGCCAAGGCTCATACCTTTGTGACCGGGCAAACTCCTGTCATGCAATACCATCGCGACTTGATGATGGCTATCCTGAGCGGAAGAGCGCAGATCGCAAAGGCGGTAAACGCCACCCTCATTTCTTTGGATCAGGCTCCAGCTGCCTATGCTGAATTTGACCAAGGAGCATCCAAGAAATTCGTCATTGACCCCCATAATTTGGTTCGAAAATCTTAA